In one Mycobacterium heckeshornense genomic region, the following are encoded:
- a CDS encoding DUF6262 family protein produces MRADNSIHLTTAARQRHEHTRAKAIAAMHDLDRTGAALTFESVARHAGVSRSWIYTQTDIKDEIRRLRDQGRHQPTTPIPSSQRASDDSLRQRLELAHHRNRELADENHKLRRQLAHALGQLRDNGHTRPAEQATAHRSSATIGPC; encoded by the coding sequence ATGCGCGCTGACAACAGCATCCACCTCACCACTGCCGCCCGGCAGCGACACGAACACACCCGCGCCAAGGCGATCGCCGCGATGCACGACCTCGACCGAACCGGCGCCGCGCTCACCTTCGAGTCCGTCGCCCGCCACGCCGGCGTCTCCCGCTCCTGGATCTACACCCAAACCGACATCAAAGACGAGATCCGCAGGCTGCGCGACCAGGGCCGACACCAACCGACCACGCCGATACCCTCCTCGCAGCGCGCCAGCGACGACTCGCTACGCCAGCGACTCGAACTCGCCCACCACCGCAACCGCGAACTCGCCGACGAGAACCACAAGCTACGCCGCCAACTCGCCCACGCCCTCGGCCAGCTCCGCGACAACGGTCACACGCGGCCCGCCGAACAAGCGACGGCACATCGCAGTTCGGCAACAATCGGGCCCTGTTGA